From Roseibium alexandrii DFL-11, the proteins below share one genomic window:
- a CDS encoding ribonuclease HII, which produces MTKTPSLFDLAFPDNPDLKIEKKHAKSYDGLLCGVDEAGRGPWAGPVVTAAVILDYANVPAGLNDSKKLTEAKRESLFGEILKTSWVCAASASPATVDKLNIRTATLSAMVRAVNGLPRVPQYVLIDGRDVPPGLAQPGQALIKGDGRCLCVAAASIVAKVLRDRMMVALEPEFPGYGFAQHKGYGVPAHQAALDTLGPTAHHRMSFKPVRLAADTTL; this is translated from the coding sequence ATGACCAAAACACCGTCCCTCTTCGACCTCGCGTTTCCGGACAACCCCGACCTGAAAATCGAGAAAAAACACGCCAAATCCTATGACGGCCTTTTGTGCGGGGTCGATGAAGCCGGCCGCGGGCCATGGGCGGGTCCTGTGGTGACGGCGGCGGTTATCCTGGACTATGCGAATGTGCCGGCCGGACTGAACGACTCAAAAAAGCTGACTGAGGCCAAACGGGAATCCCTGTTCGGCGAGATCCTCAAAACCAGCTGGGTGTGCGCGGCAAGCGCTTCACCTGCTACCGTTGACAAGCTGAACATCCGGACGGCGACGCTGAGCGCCATGGTGCGGGCAGTGAACGGCCTGCCCAGAGTTCCGCAATACGTTCTCATCGATGGCCGCGATGTACCACCCGGTCTCGCCCAACCCGGGCAGGCGCTGATCAAGGGCGATGGCCGCTGCCTGTGTGTCGCCGCAGCCTCTATCGTTGCCAAGGTGCTGCGGGACCGAATGATGGTCGCCTTGGAGCCCGAATTTCCCGGCTACGGCTTTGCCCAGCACAAGGGATACGGGGTACCAGCACACCAAGCGGCCTTGGATACCCTGGGGCCGACAGCGCATCACCGGATGAGCTTTAAACCAGTCCGGCTTGCCGCCGACACTACACTCTAG
- a CDS encoding DUF3179 domain-containing (seleno)protein, with product MKSSHRAVVHILIAALIPLLALVGGGLAQAQERSALPDYVIEKFGTPPAIPDGPLSDDLKRTVKMALVDPVTHAGWGRDQSLALAEVAASKDPRLVWIISDLMRFATGPQLNQALSEAASELLGKEIPLRNSWGEVTDHLMAWGIPAPPDYLASKREIFTTIVPGWDRIFVEGEIDWRLVSWGGVLIDDRPYDQTDNQCNCIPAVDNPEVSSAEDATWLKDSDIVFGIGVNGDYRAYPRRIMEVREMVNDTLGGRTLGIPYCTLCGAAQAYLTDELPEGIERPILRTSGLLIRSNKVMYDVNTYSVFDTFLGTAVTGPLAEKNLKLKQVSVVTTDWGTWKRAHPETTVLVEALALGRDFDFRNGRDANGPIFPIGDVDPRLPVHEDIIGIVTASGQPVAFQRSKAFATLKQGTEIRVENVRLELDAGGIRAVGEDGADLGSHEAFWFAWSQFYPKTDLWDG from the coding sequence ATGAAGTCGTCTCATCGAGCTGTTGTACATATCCTTATCGCTGCGCTCATACCGCTGTTGGCTCTTGTCGGCGGTGGACTTGCCCAAGCTCAAGAGCGCTCGGCCCTTCCAGACTACGTGATTGAAAAATTCGGTACTCCTCCCGCGATACCAGACGGCCCGCTGTCCGATGATCTTAAACGCACCGTGAAAATGGCGCTTGTCGACCCGGTGACCCATGCGGGTTGGGGACGGGACCAAAGCCTGGCGCTTGCCGAAGTCGCTGCATCCAAAGACCCGCGCCTTGTCTGGATCATCAGTGATTTGATGCGGTTTGCGACTGGCCCGCAACTGAACCAGGCTTTGAGCGAAGCCGCGTCCGAACTGCTGGGCAAAGAGATACCGCTGCGCAACAGTTGGGGCGAGGTGACTGATCATCTCATGGCCTGGGGTATTCCCGCACCGCCCGACTATCTCGCTTCCAAGCGCGAGATCTTCACAACGATAGTACCCGGCTGGGACAGGATCTTTGTCGAGGGCGAAATTGATTGGCGGTTGGTATCCTGGGGTGGGGTCTTGATCGATGACCGCCCGTATGACCAGACCGACAATCAGTGCAACTGCATTCCCGCTGTGGACAATCCGGAGGTTAGCAGCGCTGAAGACGCAACCTGGCTCAAGGACAGCGATATTGTTTTCGGGATAGGGGTAAATGGGGACTATCGGGCCTATCCACGGCGTATCATGGAAGTGCGGGAGATGGTGAATGACACCCTCGGCGGCCGAACCCTGGGAATTCCATACTGCACCTTATGTGGCGCTGCGCAGGCCTACCTGACGGATGAACTGCCGGAGGGAATTGAGCGGCCGATTTTGAGAACCTCCGGGCTGCTCATTCGGTCCAATAAGGTGATGTATGACGTCAACACCTACTCGGTCTTCGACACGTTCCTCGGCACTGCGGTGACTGGTCCGCTCGCGGAGAAGAACCTGAAGCTAAAACAGGTCAGCGTCGTGACGACCGATTGGGGCACCTGGAAGAGGGCGCATCCGGAAACAACCGTTTTGGTGGAAGCGCTCGCGCTTGGCCGTGACTTCGACTTCCGCAATGGCCGGGACGCCAACGGACCGATTTTCCCAATTGGCGATGTCGATCCCCGGCTGCCCGTGCATGAGGACATCATCGGGATTGTCACGGCGTCCGGACAGCCAGTTGCTTTTCAGCGCAGCAAGGCCTTTGCCACACTCAAACAGGGGACTGAGATCCGCGTTGAGAACGTTCGTCTGGAACTGGATGCTGGTGGTATCCGGGCCGTTGGCGAGGACGGAGCGGATCTCGGCAGCCATGAGGCGTTCTGGTTCGCCTGGTCGCAGTTTTACCCCAAAACAGATCTTTGGGACGGGTGA
- a CDS encoding PA0069 family radical SAM protein, protein MAADRRRGRAAATNLSGRFEPLSKEAFDDGWDSLDELPPLKTEVQEERARTIITRNESPDISFDRSINPYRGCEHGCIYCFARPSHAFMGLSPGLDFETRLFAKPNAAALLERELSKPGYQPKVIAIGTNTDPYQPMERSYKLMPEILEVLENCGHPVAIVTKSALVTRDIDILSRMAERNLVKVALSITTLDKKLCRAMEPRASAPHKRLAAVRTLSDAGIPTSVMMAPIIPALTDSEIENLLEAAAEHGASEAAFILLRLPLEVSELFRDWLLRERPDRYRHVMNLIRSMRGGKDYDAKWGERMRGRGPYADQIAKRFSLAAKRLSLNLRKRKLSTEHFIQPQKGGVQLDLF, encoded by the coding sequence ATGGCGGCCGACCGGCGCCGGGGACGTGCGGCCGCGACAAACCTCTCGGGACGGTTCGAGCCCCTTTCTAAAGAGGCCTTCGACGACGGCTGGGACAGTCTCGACGAATTGCCACCGCTCAAGACGGAAGTGCAGGAAGAACGCGCGCGGACGATCATTACGCGCAATGAGTCTCCGGACATTTCCTTCGACCGCTCGATAAACCCGTATCGTGGTTGCGAGCATGGCTGTATCTATTGTTTTGCCCGGCCAAGCCACGCCTTCATGGGCCTGTCGCCGGGCCTCGATTTTGAAACCCGGCTTTTTGCCAAACCCAACGCCGCAGCGCTCCTTGAGCGGGAGCTCTCGAAGCCGGGGTACCAGCCCAAGGTCATCGCCATCGGTACCAACACCGACCCCTACCAGCCGATGGAGCGCAGCTACAAGCTTATGCCGGAGATCCTCGAGGTTCTGGAGAACTGCGGCCACCCGGTCGCAATCGTTACCAAATCGGCGCTCGTGACCCGGGACATCGACATTTTGTCGCGGATGGCCGAGCGCAATCTGGTCAAGGTAGCTTTGTCGATTACGACGCTCGACAAAAAGTTGTGCCGCGCCATGGAACCCCGCGCATCCGCGCCACACAAGCGTCTTGCAGCGGTCAGAACACTGAGCGATGCAGGCATTCCTACCTCCGTCATGATGGCCCCCATCATACCTGCGCTAACGGACAGTGAAATTGAGAACCTTTTGGAAGCAGCCGCTGAGCACGGGGCCAGCGAAGCAGCCTTTATTCTGCTGCGTCTGCCTCTGGAGGTGTCTGAGCTCTTTCGCGATTGGCTTTTGCGGGAACGCCCGGACCGCTACCGCCACGTGATGAACCTGATCCGCTCCATGCGCGGCGGCAAGGATTACGATGCCAAATGGGGCGAGCGCATGCGCGGGCGCGGCCCCTATGCCGACCAGATCGCCAAACGCTTCTCGTTGGCGGCCAAACGGCTGAGTCTGAATTTGCGCAAGAGAAAGCTGTCCACCGAGCATTTTATCCAGCCGCAAAAAGGCGGCGTGCAACTGGATTTGTTCTGA
- a CDS encoding saccharopine dehydrogenase family protein encodes MKKIAVLGLGKVGALAARLLHDSGFEVYAYDQHSPREELPFSVQSADLKAYDGLLQMFKGVDAVLSCLPYQLNVGVATAAHATGIHYFDLTEDVPTTKAIIEMSETAKGLMAPQCGLAPGFVGIVGAKQIGDFDDCRSCRMRVGALPQNPTGLMGYAFNWSPDGVVNEYLNDCEVIEDGVRKWVSPMEWLETVYIDGMKLEAFTTSGGLGTMCETYLGKVANIDYKTMRYPGHAELMNFFFHELLMRERRQEAGEILVHAKPPTDNDVVYVHVASEGTIDGRPRREEFVRAYKPIEIGGQMRTAIAWTTSASVVAVIEMVRDGALPATGFLKQEDIPLDGFLKTRTGSLYAA; translated from the coding sequence ATGAAGAAAATAGCAGTGCTCGGATTGGGGAAAGTCGGAGCTTTGGCAGCCCGCTTGTTACATGACAGCGGCTTCGAGGTTTATGCCTACGACCAGCATTCGCCCCGGGAAGAACTGCCGTTTTCAGTGCAGTCTGCAGACTTGAAGGCCTACGATGGCCTGCTGCAGATGTTCAAGGGCGTCGATGCCGTCCTCTCCTGCTTGCCCTATCAACTCAATGTCGGTGTTGCCACGGCAGCCCACGCGACCGGGATCCACTATTTTGATCTGACGGAAGATGTGCCGACCACCAAGGCGATCATCGAGATGAGCGAAACCGCCAAGGGTCTCATGGCGCCGCAATGCGGTCTGGCGCCCGGGTTTGTTGGCATTGTTGGCGCAAAACAGATCGGCGATTTCGATGACTGCCGGTCCTGCCGGATGCGTGTCGGCGCGCTGCCGCAAAACCCGACCGGGCTGATGGGTTATGCCTTCAACTGGTCACCGGACGGGGTCGTCAACGAATACCTCAACGACTGCGAGGTGATCGAGGATGGCGTGCGCAAATGGGTCTCGCCAATGGAGTGGCTTGAAACCGTCTATATTGACGGCATGAAACTGGAAGCCTTCACCACCTCAGGCGGGCTTGGCACCATGTGCGAGACCTATTTGGGCAAGGTCGCCAATATCGACTACAAGACCATGCGCTATCCCGGTCATGCCGAACTGATGAACTTCTTCTTCCACGAGCTCCTCATGCGCGAGCGCCGTCAGGAAGCCGGGGAAATCCTGGTTCACGCCAAGCCGCCAACCGACAATGATGTAGTCTATGTACATGTGGCGTCCGAAGGCACCATTGACGGCCGCCCGCGCCGGGAGGAATTTGTCCGGGCTTACAAGCCGATCGAGATCGGCGGCCAGATGCGCACGGCAATTGCCTGGACCACTTCGGCTTCCGTTGTCGCTGTCATCGAGATGGTGCGGGACGGCGCGTTGCCGGCAACCGGCTTCCTAAAACAGGAAGACATTCCGCTGGACGGGTTTTTGAAAACCCGGACCGGTTCGCTCTACGCAGCGTAA
- a CDS encoding ceramidase domain-containing protein: MDLTDQLNNYCERVGPEFWSEPVNAITNAAFVVAALAAYLLWRRKTPDDWVALFLICVVLATGIGSFLFHTFATRWALLADVIPIVVFIHGFLLFALRRFLNLHWVISVSIVIGFFVLSPMVGEVWAPLIGSSAGYLPALLAIFVVGGFFYQHDKALAKQVLLIGILFTVSLTFRTLDGPVCSQLALGTHFLWHILNAAVLFGLLRVLILHRAG; this comes from the coding sequence ATGGATTTGACGGATCAGCTCAACAACTATTGTGAACGCGTCGGTCCAGAATTCTGGTCAGAACCGGTCAACGCCATCACCAACGCCGCCTTTGTTGTCGCAGCCCTGGCCGCTTATCTCTTGTGGCGGCGCAAGACGCCCGACGACTGGGTCGCGCTGTTTCTGATTTGTGTCGTGCTTGCGACCGGGATCGGGTCTTTTCTGTTCCACACCTTTGCGACCCGGTGGGCGCTTCTCGCTGATGTGATTCCGATCGTTGTCTTCATCCATGGGTTCTTGCTGTTCGCGCTCCGGCGCTTCCTCAACCTCCATTGGGTGATCAGCGTGTCGATCGTGATCGGCTTTTTCGTGCTCTCACCGATGGTGGGCGAGGTTTGGGCACCACTGATCGGATCGTCTGCCGGATACTTGCCCGCGCTTCTGGCAATTTTCGTTGTTGGCGGGTTCTTTTACCAGCACGACAAAGCGCTTGCCAAACAAGTGCTTCTCATCGGGATACTGTTTACCGTTTCGCTGACTTTCCGGACGCTGGACGGTCCGGTATGCAGTCAACTGGCGCTCGGCACGCATTTCTTGTGGCATATTTTGAACGCTGCCGTGCTGTTTGGGCTGTTACGGGTTCTCATTTTACATCGCGCCGGGTAA
- the moaB gene encoding molybdenum cofactor biosynthesis protein B — protein MSRLDESRPFIPLNIAVLTVSDTRKPEDDRSGNTLVDRLEKAGHTLADRKIVADDVPAIQAIAKDWISTDGIDVIISTGGTGFTGRDVTPEAMEPLFEKKMDGFSEVFHRISYDKIGTSTIQSRATGGVAGATYIFVLPGSPGACKDAWDGILKWQLDYRHMPCNFVEIMPRLDEHLKRGKLQEA, from the coding sequence ATGTCCCGTCTTGATGAAAGCCGCCCGTTCATTCCGCTGAATATTGCTGTCCTGACCGTCTCCGACACGCGGAAACCGGAGGACGACAGGTCCGGAAACACATTGGTGGACCGGCTGGAAAAGGCAGGGCACACACTGGCAGACCGCAAGATCGTTGCAGACGACGTGCCCGCGATCCAGGCGATTGCCAAGGACTGGATTTCAACGGACGGCATCGACGTGATCATCTCCACCGGCGGTACGGGCTTTACAGGCCGGGACGTCACGCCGGAAGCGATGGAACCGCTCTTTGAGAAGAAAATGGACGGGTTCTCGGAGGTCTTTCACCGGATTTCCTATGACAAGATCGGCACGTCCACCATCCAGTCCCGGGCAACCGGCGGCGTTGCAGGCGCTACCTACATCTTTGTCCTGCCAGGCTCCCCTGGCGCCTGCAAGGACGCCTGGGACGGCATCTTGAAGTGGCAGCTCGACTACCGCCACATGCCCTGCAATTTCGTGGAAATCATGCCACGGCTGGACGAGCACCTGAAGCGCGGCAAACTTCAGGAAGCCTGA
- a CDS encoding Lrp/AsnC family transcriptional regulator: MDDLDHRLLHLLTRDARASVTDLAAALQVSRGTVQNRIDRLVHQKVIHRFTVELGQSEEDHQISAFTLIRLKADDGRATQAALRRIDAITDIHTLSGAFDLVAELRVRSLKLLDQTLDQIRALPEVAETQSHIRLASAGKR; this comes from the coding sequence ATGGATGACCTGGATCACCGGCTGTTACACCTTCTAACCCGCGACGCGCGGGCCTCGGTTACAGATCTGGCGGCAGCACTTCAGGTGTCGCGGGGGACGGTGCAGAACCGCATCGACCGGCTCGTGCATCAGAAGGTCATACACCGGTTCACCGTTGAGCTCGGACAGTCGGAAGAAGATCACCAGATCAGCGCCTTCACATTGATCCGGCTCAAGGCGGACGATGGCCGCGCAACGCAAGCAGCCCTTCGGCGGATCGATGCGATCACCGACATTCACACGCTCAGCGGTGCGTTCGATCTGGTCGCCGAGCTACGTGTCCGCTCACTCAAGCTCCTGGATCAGACACTGGACCAAATCCGGGCCTTGCCGGAGGTGGCGGAAACCCAAAGCCATATCCGTTTGGCCTCGGCCGGCAAGCGCTAA
- a CDS encoding chorismate mutase, producing MFAKQERMTDIKRPADCHTKADIRTAIDALDQDLLKLFAQRQGYVRRMAELKQRPDEAFDHDRIETMVAALKNRAEDLGLEADQAEQVWRVLIDWNVAYEKRTIAARLEKGQAPNTSWVSKETR from the coding sequence GTGTTTGCGAAACAAGAGCGCATGACCGACATCAAACGCCCCGCAGACTGCCATACCAAGGCAGACATCCGAACAGCCATCGATGCGCTGGATCAGGATCTCTTGAAGCTCTTTGCGCAGCGCCAAGGCTATGTCCGGCGCATGGCGGAGTTGAAACAGCGTCCTGACGAGGCCTTTGACCACGACCGGATCGAAACGATGGTGGCAGCTCTTAAAAACCGTGCCGAAGATCTGGGGCTGGAAGCCGATCAGGCCGAGCAGGTCTGGCGGGTGCTGATCGACTGGAACGTGGCCTATGAAAAACGCACGATCGCAGCGCGGTTGGAGAAGGGGCAGGCCCCAAACACTTCGTGGGTTTCAAAAGAGACCAGGTGA
- a CDS encoding NADP-dependent malic enzyme, translated as MSDKNKTESDLTEAALFFHEHPRPGKLEIQATKPLGNQRDLALAYSPGVAAPCLEIADDPSKAANYTARGNLVAVISNGTAVLGLGNIGPLASKPVMEGKAVLFKKFAGIDVFDIEVDQLNVDKFVDAVAALEPTFGGINLEDIKAPECFMIEAALRDRMKIPVFHDDQHGTAIIVGAAVRNGLHLAGKKIEEAKIVASGAGAASLACLNMLVSLGAKRENIWVTDIEGVVYNGRQSLMDQWKAVFAQETDKRTLGEVIDGADVFLGLSASGVLKPDMVERMGKGPLILALANPNPEIMPEDAKAVRDDVVMCTGRSDYPNQVNNVLCFPYIFRGALDVGATSINEEMKRAAVEAIAGLAQEEPSDVAARAYGGKTETFGPNYLIPSPFDQRLILRIAPAVAQAAMDTGVATRPIEDFDAYKDRLNRFVFRSGLIMKPIIQNAAKDPQKIIYAEGEDERVLRAAQVLLEDGIAKPVLVGRPDVLTARCERFGLKIRPDVDFEFVNPQDDPRYRDYVDEYLECVGRKGLPPTAARTVVRTNATVISALAVRRGEADALICGLEGRFTKHMRDIRQVIGVCDTARDLSAMSLLINSRGAMFLSDTFVTEDPTAEEISEMANLAAQEIRRFGIEPKVALLSMSNFGSRDTASSRKMREALDLIWERHPELEADGEMHGDSALSVALRERVMPNGKLKGEANLLLFPNLDSANIAHNLLKVATDALHVGPILLGTAKPAHILTPSVTSRGVVNMSALASVEAQTRAPEQSA; from the coding sequence ATGAGCGATAAGAACAAAACCGAAAGTGACTTGACCGAAGCCGCCCTGTTCTTCCACGAGCATCCCAGGCCCGGAAAACTGGAAATCCAGGCGACCAAACCGCTCGGCAACCAGCGCGACCTGGCGTTGGCCTATTCACCGGGCGTTGCCGCGCCTTGTCTGGAGATTGCCGACGATCCGTCCAAGGCCGCCAATTACACCGCGCGCGGCAACCTGGTGGCCGTGATCTCCAACGGTACGGCTGTCCTCGGTCTCGGCAATATTGGCCCGCTTGCCTCCAAACCGGTCATGGAAGGAAAGGCCGTTCTTTTCAAGAAATTCGCCGGGATCGATGTTTTCGATATCGAGGTCGATCAGCTGAACGTTGACAAATTCGTCGATGCGGTGGCCGCTCTCGAGCCGACCTTTGGCGGCATCAATCTGGAAGATATCAAGGCGCCGGAATGCTTCATGATCGAAGCCGCCCTGCGCGACCGCATGAAAATCCCGGTTTTCCATGACGACCAACATGGCACGGCCATCATAGTTGGCGCTGCAGTCCGCAATGGCCTGCATTTGGCGGGCAAGAAGATCGAAGAGGCCAAGATTGTCGCCTCAGGTGCCGGCGCGGCGTCTCTGGCTTGCCTGAACATGCTGGTATCGCTCGGTGCCAAGCGCGAGAACATCTGGGTCACGGATATTGAAGGCGTTGTCTATAACGGCCGCCAGTCTCTGATGGACCAGTGGAAAGCGGTCTTTGCTCAAGAGACGGACAAGCGCACGCTTGGTGAAGTCATCGACGGTGCGGACGTGTTCCTCGGGCTGTCGGCCTCCGGTGTTTTGAAGCCCGACATGGTCGAAAGGATGGGCAAAGGGCCATTGATCCTGGCGTTGGCCAACCCGAACCCGGAGATCATGCCGGAAGATGCCAAGGCTGTCCGTGATGACGTTGTCATGTGCACAGGCCGCTCAGATTATCCGAATCAGGTCAACAACGTCCTGTGTTTCCCCTATATCTTCCGCGGTGCGTTGGATGTCGGTGCAACGTCCATCAACGAGGAAATGAAACGCGCGGCTGTTGAAGCGATCGCCGGTTTGGCCCAGGAAGAGCCGTCCGATGTCGCCGCGCGGGCCTATGGCGGCAAGACCGAGACCTTTGGTCCGAACTACCTGATCCCGTCGCCGTTCGATCAGCGTCTCATCCTGCGGATCGCGCCAGCCGTGGCGCAGGCAGCCATGGACACCGGGGTCGCAACCCGTCCGATTGAAGATTTCGATGCATACAAGGACCGTCTGAACCGGTTTGTCTTCCGCTCCGGCCTCATCATGAAGCCGATTATCCAGAACGCTGCTAAGGATCCGCAAAAGATCATCTACGCGGAAGGTGAGGACGAGCGCGTGTTGCGCGCCGCGCAAGTTCTTCTGGAAGATGGTATTGCCAAGCCGGTGCTGGTGGGGCGGCCTGACGTTCTGACTGCCCGCTGCGAGCGCTTCGGGCTGAAGATCCGTCCGGACGTCGATTTCGAATTCGTCAACCCGCAGGATGATCCACGGTACCGTGACTATGTCGACGAGTATCTGGAGTGTGTCGGCCGAAAGGGACTGCCGCCCACAGCAGCGCGGACCGTTGTGCGGACCAATGCCACCGTCATCTCGGCCCTCGCGGTGCGCCGGGGCGAAGCGGATGCGCTGATCTGCGGTTTGGAAGGCCGTTTCACCAAACATATGCGTGACATCCGACAGGTGATCGGGGTGTGCGATACGGCCCGCGATCTCTCGGCCATGTCACTCCTCATCAACAGCCGCGGGGCGATGTTCCTGTCCGACACGTTCGTGACGGAAGATCCGACGGCCGAGGAAATCTCCGAGATGGCGAACCTCGCTGCGCAAGAGATCCGCCGCTTTGGCATCGAGCCGAAGGTCGCGCTGCTCTCCATGTCGAACTTCGGCTCGCGAGATACCGCCTCGTCCCGCAAGATGCGCGAAGCGCTGGACCTGATCTGGGAGCGGCATCCCGAACTGGAGGCAGATGGTGAAATGCACGGGGACTCGGCCTTGAGCGTCGCCTTGCGCGAGCGCGTCATGCCGAACGGCAAGTTGAAAGGCGAAGCAAACCTTCTGCTGTTCCCGAACCTTGATTCAGCGAACATTGCGCACAATCTCTTGAAGGTCGCAACCGATGCACTGCATGTTGGCCCGATCCTGCTGGGGACGGCAAAACCGGCTCACATCCTGACACCGTCGGTGACGTCCCGTGGCGTCGTCAACATGTCCGCGCTTGCGAGCGTTGAAGCGCAAACAAGGGCACCAGAACAGTCCGCATAA
- a CDS encoding aminotransferase-like domain-containing protein: MMTWDAVLATRAKRMSASEIRELLKLLDQPDIISFAGGIPDPALFPADAFRTAYADALSGGGAAAGLQYSVSEGSLRLRRWLTGEMAKLGVSCGPENILITSGSQQALDFLGKLFLSANDTALVGWPTYLGALQAFNAYEPNFDRLDPMTNRSAVDYRKTAEERGGKVKFAYLSPDFANPTGETLDEAGRQRLLGLADELDCAVIEDGAYQSLRYDGTPVAPVLALDCARSGGIENTRTLYCGSFSKTLSPGLRLGWVCAAKDVISRLVLLKQAGDLHSSSLNQEAMARVAETVFDAQVDKVRSAYRERRDAMLAALENHMPEGTRWTRPEGGMFVWVELPEGTDAAGLLKEAVETAKIAFVPGKAFFADGSGGNTLRLSFSATTPEKITEGISRLGALVAKVFVPAV; encoded by the coding sequence ATGATGACCTGGGACGCCGTATTGGCGACGCGCGCAAAGCGCATGAGTGCATCTGAAATCCGCGAACTCCTGAAACTCCTGGACCAGCCCGACATCATTTCCTTTGCCGGCGGCATACCCGACCCGGCGCTGTTTCCGGCGGACGCTTTCCGAACGGCCTATGCGGATGCCCTCAGCGGCGGTGGGGCCGCTGCCGGTCTGCAATATTCGGTCAGCGAGGGCAGTTTGCGGCTGCGCCGGTGGCTCACCGGTGAAATGGCAAAACTTGGCGTTTCATGCGGCCCGGAAAATATCCTGATCACCTCAGGCTCGCAGCAGGCACTCGACTTCCTCGGAAAACTGTTCTTGTCTGCGAACGACACCGCCCTGGTTGGCTGGCCGACCTACCTTGGGGCCCTTCAGGCTTTCAATGCCTATGAGCCGAATTTCGACCGGCTGGACCCGATGACCAACCGGTCCGCAGTAGATTACCGAAAAACCGCTGAGGAGAGGGGCGGCAAGGTAAAGTTTGCGTATCTGTCGCCGGACTTTGCCAACCCGACGGGGGAAACACTCGATGAAGCGGGCCGCCAGCGGTTGCTTGGGCTTGCTGACGAGTTGGACTGCGCCGTTATCGAGGATGGCGCGTATCAGAGCCTGCGTTATGACGGAACACCAGTCGCCCCCGTTCTGGCGCTCGATTGTGCCCGGTCTGGCGGTATTGAAAACACCCGGACGCTCTATTGCGGAAGCTTTTCAAAAACGCTGTCTCCGGGGCTTCGGCTTGGCTGGGTCTGTGCAGCAAAAGATGTCATCTCCCGTCTGGTGCTCTTGAAGCAGGCAGGCGATCTGCACTCCTCAAGCCTCAATCAGGAAGCCATGGCGCGCGTTGCCGAAACTGTCTTTGACGCGCAAGTCGACAAGGTGCGCTCTGCCTATCGTGAGCGCCGGGATGCCATGCTGGCCGCACTTGAAAACCATATGCCGGAGGGGACCCGATGGACCCGGCCTGAGGGCGGCATGTTCGTTTGGGTCGAGCTGCCGGAAGGCACCGATGCGGCAGGGCTCCTGAAAGAGGCTGTCGAAACGGCCAAGATTGCCTTTGTTCCGGGCAAGGCGTTTTTCGCAGACGGAAGCGGTGGCAACACTTTGCGCCTAAGCTTTTCAGCAACAACGCCGGAGAAAATCACCGAGGGCATTTCCCGCCTCGGCGCCTTGGTTGCGAAGGTGTTCGTTCCGGCTGTTTGA
- a CDS encoding glycosyltransferase, whose protein sequence is MISVIIPTENAELDLVHALAALVPAAAEGVVREVVVVDGGSTDNTAMVADAAGCTFVTRKGPRSERLAHGASVAKRGDWLLFLQPETLLESGWHHEAQAFIERAGRTPKGPKTAAAFRLRYEAFGLGPRLSEKAASVRSQLLGMPYGNQGLLISRQFYEKLGGHRPLPEMEDLDLAKRIGRNRMVFLRAAAVCAGEPGAAGYATGLRQALARFAVGALRVPASLAVKLHG, encoded by the coding sequence ATGATTAGTGTCATAATTCCGACAGAAAACGCAGAACTCGACCTTGTGCACGCGTTGGCTGCCTTGGTTCCGGCAGCCGCCGAAGGTGTTGTTCGGGAAGTTGTCGTTGTGGACGGTGGGTCGACCGATAACACGGCGATGGTTGCTGATGCGGCTGGCTGCACGTTCGTGACGCGCAAAGGGCCGCGCAGCGAGCGCCTCGCGCATGGCGCAAGCGTTGCCAAACGCGGCGACTGGCTTTTGTTCCTGCAGCCTGAAACCCTTCTGGAAAGCGGCTGGCATCATGAAGCCCAAGCCTTCATAGAACGGGCGGGACGAACCCCAAAAGGTCCGAAGACGGCGGCAGCCTTCCGGTTGCGCTACGAGGCTTTTGGGCTTGGTCCGCGTTTGTCTGAAAAGGCCGCTTCAGTGCGCAGCCAGCTGCTCGGTATGCCTTATGGCAACCAGGGCCTTCTGATCTCCCGCCAGTTTTATGAAAAGCTTGGTGGCCACCGGCCATTGCCGGAAATGGAAGATCTGGACCTTGCAAAACGCATCGGCCGCAACCGTATGGTGTTTTTACGCGCGGCAGCCGTATGCGCGGGTGAACCGGGAGCAGCTGGCTATGCCACCGGCCTGCGTCAGGCCCTGGCACGTTTTGCCGTTGGCGCCCTTCGTGTTCCGGCAAGTCTCGCGGTCAAGCTGCACGGGTAA